Proteins found in one Sorghum bicolor cultivar BTx623 chromosome 1, Sorghum_bicolor_NCBIv3, whole genome shotgun sequence genomic segment:
- the LOC110431905 gene encoding uncharacterized protein LOC110431905 — protein sequence MPNATGSQNQYQPHPDSAAVFPAPEAAVYAQQPSSSTVFNAPGHNSNPHAFVNQPGAPLYAQAGTANNNPYTSAGMVVAPAYANQGASRAPVAGVPNRSRPALLNSRANELLRAVQRARTPDFVEGIINGVIWDQDNGVRVPLMELAETRDGETALVELVRATLRHRASGALQRLFRCLIDGWIMEQRTGPEMLQHFFTTLDYVHCSIFIDELAIPRFWEMVMSRSLHARMSMMVCLDNTGYYTDQGTDLHVTFVYHSVAIARNIYGFLLLRTIFETGRNNHLKERIRQRVMANLMELSMHQYGNNVVLACFIPSNRPPLFSAILLQCGLQAFSRLHGVQLAQLVQNNNARHVLHRLLQTSMTQNAAAAEAMRLAEQILGVGQGWWTRGDPRAQAIAILRR from the exons ATGCCGAACGCCACCGGCAGCCAGAACCAGTACCAGCCTCATCCTGACTCCGCCGCCGTCTTCCCCGCGCCCGAGGCGGCGGTCTACGCTCAGCAGCCCAGCTCCTCCACCGTCTTCAACGCGCCCGGGCACAACAGCAACCCGCACGCCTTCGTCAATCAGCCCGGGGCACCGCTCTACGCTCAGGCCGGCACCGCCAACAACAACCCGTACACCTCCGCCGGTATGGTCGTGGCGCCCGCTTACGCTAACCAGGGTGCGAGTCGCGCCCCAGTGGCTGGCGTTCCAAACCGATCCCGTCCGGCGCTTCTGAATTCCCGGGCGAACGAACTGCTGCGCGCCGTCCAGCGTGCTCGCACGCCCGACTTCGTCGAAGGCATCATCAATGGGGTGATATGGGACCAAGACAACGGGGTCCGGGTCCCCCTGATGGAACTCGCCGAAACTAGGGACGG GGAGACAGCTCTGGTGGAGCTCGTCAGGGCCACGCTGCGGCACAGGGCCTCCGGAGCATTGCAGCGGCTATTCAGGTGCCTAATCGATGGATGGATAATGGAACAGAGAACCGGACCGGAAATGCTTCAGCATTTCTTCACCACGCTTGATTACGTCCATTGCTCG ATTTTCATCGACGAGCTCGCCATCCCCCGCTTCTGGGAAATGGTCATGTCCAGGTCCTTGCATGCGCGTATGAGCATGATGGTGTGCCTCGACAATACGGGATACTACACTGACCAAGGTACTGATCTCCACGTCACCTTCGTGTACCACTCCGTCGCGATCGCCAGGAACATATACGG CTTCCTACTCTTGCGGACCATCTTCGAGACAGGCCGCAACAATCATCTCAAGGAACGCATCAGGCAGCGCGTCATGGCCAATCTCATGGAGTTGTCCATGCACCAATACGGGAACAACGTGGTTCTGGCGTGCTTCATCCCCAGCAATAGGCCGCCTTTGTTTTCGGCGATTCTGCTGCAGTGCGGGCTCCAAGCGTTCTCGCGCCTGCACGGCGTGCAGCTCGCGCAGTTGGTGCAGAACAACAACGCCCGCCACGTCCTCCACCGGCTGCTCCAGACCAGCATGACC CAaaatgcggcggcggcggaggcgatgCGGCTGGCAGAGCAGATCTTGGGAGTTGGCCAGGGCTGGTGG
- the LOC8054262 gene encoding uncharacterized protein LOC8054262 has translation MVMGSHTGHAVLLALLGAVERANMIIAIEAIINGAVSYRYNGASLMEVVNVSSGEIVLKEFVRLAALHFRPSVLQRLFRCLINGWKMEQSNGMELLQHFFTTLHFDHCSIFIDELAVPRFWDMVTSRIGYMSMIVCLENAGYTEQGATLQNTIVTHTVQMANEKFGSFFLRAVIERGRNAQLEERIRERVVGNLVELSMGRYGNDVVQECFVPSKEKVPSVPLLQRGLDAFLRLPDEQLRELVQNHWAGYVLRRLLQTSVERNMAEEEAMQLAERILGVGAAGDETDAELPRPAGDPRGQAVAILH, from the exons ATGGTGATGGGCAGCCACACGGGCCATGCCGTGCTCCTCGCCCTGCTGGGCGCCGTCGAGCGTGCGAACATGATCATCGCCATCGAAGCCATCATCAATGGTGCGGTATCGTACCGATACAACGGGGCCTCCCTGATGGAAGTCGTCAACGTTAGTTCCGG GGAGATAGTTCTGAAGGAGTTCGTCAGGTTGGCGGCGCTGCACTTTCGCCCCTCTGTATTGCAGCGGCTATTCAGGTGCCTAATCAATGGATGGAAAATGGAACAGAGCAATGGCATGGAACTGCTTCAGCATTTCTTCACCACGTTGCATTTCGACCATTGCTCG attttcaTCGACGAGCTCGCCGTCCCTCGCTTCTGGGACATGGTCACGTCCAGGATCGGGTATATGAGCATGATCGTGTGCCTGGAGAATGCGGGATACACTGAGCAAGGTGCTACTCTCCAGAACACCATCGTGACCCACACCGTCCAGATGGCCAACGAGAAATTCGG ctccttcttcttgcgggCCGTCATCGAGAGAGGCCGCAACGCTCAGCTCGAGGAACGCATCAGGGAGCGCGTCGTGGGCAATCTCGTGGAGTTGTCCATGGGCCGATACGGGAACGATGTGGTACAAGAGTGCTTCGTCCCTAGTAAAGAAAAGGTGCCTTCGGTGCCTCTGCTGCAGCGCGGGCTCGACGCGTTCTTGCGCCTGCCCGACGAGCAGCTCCGGGAGTTGGTGCAGAACCACTGGGCCGGCTACGTCCTCCGCCGGCTACTCCAAACCAGCGTAGAG CGCAATATGGCGGAGGAGGAAGCGATGCAGCTGGCAGAGCGGATCCTGGGAGTTGGGGCTGCCGGAGACGAGACTGATGCTGAACTCCCTCGTCCGGCGGGTGATCCACGAGGGCAAGCCGTAGCTATTTTGCACTAG
- the LOC8054263 gene encoding putative yippee-like protein Os10g0369500, translated as MGLLFLERLEGEGVFRCRRCRVDAASKDAIISRDFYGRSGRAYLFDHVVNICLGPNEDRYLVTGLHTVNDIYCSCCQQILGWRYEKAYEQSEKYKEGKYILERARMVKDG; from the exons ATGGGGCTGCTCTTCTTGGAGCGGCTGGAGGGGGAGGGCGTGTTCAGGTGCCGGCGCTGCCGAGTTGACGCCGCCTCCAAGGACGCCATCATCTCCAGGGACTTCTACGGCCGCTCCGGCCGCGCCTACCTCTTCGACCACGT TGTGAACATATGCCTAGGCCCTAATGAGGATCGATATCTTGTAACCGGACTCCATACTGTGAATGACATCTACTGCAGCTGCTGCCAACAGATTCTTGGCTGGAGATAT GAGAAAGCCTACGAGCAAAGCGAGAAATACAAAGAAGGGAAGTACATCCTCGAGAGAGCCAGAATGGTGAAAGATGGGTGA
- the LOC8054264 gene encoding scarecrow-like protein 21: MSTQASNRSYRYPDNTQLLYHNGNPMHVGGNGNYYVQQNHDDVNYISSDDGSQSSNSRAQGFQAQFCTLDSSSANCVYPAHSSTSSQSISGSPLSQQESHSDHAYGSSPSASCITQVPTWTLKDLENVMLGPDSDICSPDSSFLPGTALHENNWRELLGIQTGDLRQLIIACGKAVDENAFYMDALMSELRPMVSVSGEPMQRLGAYMLEGLIARLSFTGHALYKSLKCKEPVATSSELMSYMHLLYEICPFFKFGYMSANGAIADAVKGEDIIHIIDFQIAQGSQWMTMIHALASRPGRRPYLRITGIDDSNSAHARGGGLDMVGQRLHTVAQSCGLPFEFNAVPAASHEVVFEDLCVRPGEAIVVNFAYQLHHTPDESVGTENHRDRILRMVKSLSPRVVTLVEQEANTNTAPFFLRYMETLDYYTAMFEAIDVACPRDDKKRISTEQHCVARDIVNLIACEGTERIERHEPFGKWRARLAMAGFRPYPLSPVVNRTIKTLLDSYHSYYRLEERDGILYLGWKNRKLVVSSAWC, translated from the coding sequence ATGTCGACACAGGCCTCTAACCGGTCATACAGATATCCAGACAATACCCAACTACTGTACCACAATGGCAATCCAATGCATGTTGGGGGCAATGGTAATTACTATGTGCAACAAAATCATGATGATGTTAACTACATTTCCTCTGATGATGGATCACAGAGCAGTAATTCTAGAGCTCAAGGTTTTCAAGCACAGTTTTGCACCCTAGACTCGTCTTCGGCCAATTGTGTTTATCCTGCACATAGCTCTACCTCTTCTCAGAGCATAAGTGGAAGCCCTCTGTCTCAGCAAGAGAGCCACTCTGATCATGCATATGGTTCCTCTCCAAGTGCATCGTGCATTACTCAGGTTCCCACCTGGACACTTAAGGATCTAGAAAATGTGATGCTTGGACCCGATTCTGACATATGTAGCCCTGACAGTTCCTTTCTGCCTGGCACTGCCTTGCATGAAAATAACTGGAGAGAACTTTTGGGAATTCAAACTGGGGATTTGAGGCAGTTAATTATAGCATGTGGTAAGGCTGTTGACGAGAATGCTTTCTATATGGATGCACTGATGTCTGAGTTAAGGCCGATGGTTTCTGTCTCTGGTGAACCGATGCAACGTCTGGGAGCTTACATGTTGGAAGGTCTCATTGCGAGGCTTTCTTTCACTGGACATGCCCTGTATAAATCTCTGAAGTGCAAAGAGCCTGTGGCTACAAGTTCTGAGCTCATGTCCTATATGCATCTTCTTTATGAGATCTGTCCATTCTTCAAGTTCGGTTACATGTCTGCCAATGGTGCCATAGCTGATGCTGTTAAGGGTGAAGACATTATTCACATCATCGATTTCCAAATCGCTCAGGGTAGTCAGTGGATGACTATGATACATGCCCTTGCTTCAAGGCCTGGGAGGCGACCATACCTAAGAATAACTGGCATAGATGACTCGAATTCTGCTCATGCCCGAGGTGGTGGACTGGATATGGTTGGACAGAGGTTGCACACAGTGGCCCAGTCGTGTGGTCTGCCCTTCGAGTTCAATGCTGTGCCAGCAGCTAGTCATGAGGTTGTGTTTGAAGATCTTTGTGTAAGACCTGGTGAGGCCATCGTTGTCAATTTTGCTTATCAGCTGCATCATACTCCTGATGAGAGTGTGGGCACAGAAAACCATCGTGATAGAATCTTGAGAATGGTCAAGAGCCTCTCTCCTAGGGTGGTAACTCTTGTAGAGCAGGAGGCAAACACAAACACGGCACCTTTCTTTCTTAGATACATGGAGACTCTTGATTATTACACAGCAATGTTTGAGGCAATAGATGTTGCTTGCCCCAGGGATGATAAGAAGCGCATTAGCACAGAGCAGCACTGTGTTGCAAGGGATATCGTCAATTTAATTGCTTGTGAAGGTACAGAAAGAATAGAGAGGCATGAGCCTTTTGGAAAATGGAGGGCAAGGCTTGCAATGGCTGGGTTTAGACCATACCCGTTAAGTCCAGTGGTGAACAGAACCATCAAAACACTGCTCGACAGTTACCACAGCTATTACAGGCTTGAGGAGAGAGATGGCATCCTTTATCTTGGCTGGAAGAACAGAAAGCTGGTCGTATCTTCTGCCTGGTGCTGA